One part of the Vicia villosa cultivar HV-30 ecotype Madison, WI linkage group LG6, Vvil1.0, whole genome shotgun sequence genome encodes these proteins:
- the LOC131608700 gene encoding putative E3 ubiquitin-protein ligase LIN-1 has product MASSLQELLAKEGFKGSSKKVLKSRSSFHHGASSDPLHSLEDRLCVSSSERIKTQKTKSKTASRYQTSNTNDSKNTRPRVNNNNVFVQNKISHERLKNESHDSSESDSGFEDVYSNRVSNAKRGKDKKEKIVEKPMKDSYMLRQSSGNRKSYENNNQVTNSQDPSNLAIDEIAVKALVSILNGYIESFLKDEDFRSALRHNCFSSLNFIHLEKEENNSETKVITSLEQAIDCVEKTAEKDESISPIHLKRATMQLSIITGLSLNDLKYDFTCGIPNFKLSACAHLYLSVVYLMQRKKKVSAKHLLQVFCDSSFQARTILLPELWEHLFSPNLSHLKKWYNSKESEIVADTQAKARKLKILQKVYNENLDSGTRVFALYYKDWLGEGVETPTIPSIGIPSLSVTSRQASSFGHSFESGSSNEPFSPQAMVSKKLYDSFFGGYRKPEVYEVEEDDKDEDSFENCERGSYGSTVVKKTLIYESETVKFIDQSSEDFTASVQTHEFRKVQPNTISSNLEGSYFPSIPPEFICPLTRKIFEEPVTLESGQTFERKAIKAWFQKGNRTCPVTGNTLECVFMPFTNLILKRLIDNWKTEDFDRLLDFASQTVENLKEFQMKKRDEAIVFKLRSLFTSLKEEEKSTYAKHIISLGVFSSLFKRFELGNVEEKSHVLEILLNCIQADSSCVYKIARSVDRKMLLELLHSKMVTPSTNAIVFLTELLSMKRRKDVTFFLSGLVGEDVYSTMHTVLMHLKSCSPIEKPLVAVLLLHFDLLVEPQKLGVYIETAVNTVAEALDASLNDEKVQNKCCKALLILCGHFSSNGKIMTDTTVLKQAGYKNGSSELKSPSYDEEDQQLDVTISSEDEEEERNEEFMINLLESFIGDGESPFLKTISRCLESRHIDLVRTCLISVTWLSSSLSKQYNAGLHLPAFLAVISQLKGILQNGKLDLKTLASMSLFNFSKISECRTLLKIMAQDIAPILHGLVDVIWTAKKLHAILM; this is encoded by the exons ATGGCTTCATCTTTGCAGGAGCTTCTTGCAAAGGAAGGTTTCAAAGGAAGTAGCAAAAAGGTGCTAAAGTCAAGATCTTCTTTCCACCATGGTGCTTCAAGTGATCCACTTCATTCCTTGGAAGACAGACTCTGCGTATCATCGAGCGAACGAATCAAAACACAGAAAACAAAGTCGAAAACAGCCTCAAGGTATCAAACCAGCAATACAAATGACAGTAAGAACACAAGACCAAGGGTTAATAACAATAATGTTTTTGTCCAAAACAAGATAAGTCATGAACGATTGAAGAACGAGTCTCACGATTCATCAGAGAGTGATAGTGGATTCGAAGATGTTTATTCAAATCGAGTGTCTAATGCGAAAAGAGGCAAAGACAAGAAGGAAAAAATCGTGGAAAAGCCGATGAAGGATTCATATATGTTAAGACAATCAAGTGGAAATAGAAAGAGCTATGAAAATAACAATCAAGTTACGAATTCGCAAGATCCTTCTAATCTTGCTATTGATGAAATTGCTGTAAAAGCACTAGTTTCAATTCTGAATGGATACATAGAAAGTTTTCTAAAAGACGAAGATTTTAGGTCCGCGTTACGCCACAATTGTTTCTCCTCCTTGAACTTCATTCATCTCGAGAAGGAAGAAAACAACTCCGAGACCAAGGTGATCACGAGTCTCGAGCAAGCTATTGACTGCGTAGAGAAAACCGCTGAGAAAGACGAATCCATATCTCCAATACATTTGAAAAGAGCAACAATGCAGCTTAGTATTATCACAGGTTTGAGTTTGAATGATCTCAAATACGATTTCACGTGCGGGATTCCGAATTTCAAGTTATCGGCCTGTGCTCATCTTTACCTCAGTGTGGTATATTTgatgcaaagaaaaaagaaagtttCCGCGAAACATCTTTTGCAAGTCTTTTGCGATTCGTCTTTTCAGGCGCGGACGATATTGTTGCCTGAACTTTGGGAGCATTTATTTTCACCAAATCTTTCGCATTTGAAGAAATGGTATAATAGTAAAGAAAGTGAAATCGTTGCAGATACGCAAGCCAAAGCGCGAAAGCTAAAGATTCTTCAAAAAGTGTATAATGAAAACTTGGATTCAGGAACTCGAGTTTTCGCTTTATATTACAAAGATTGGCTCGGTGAAGGAGTCGAAACTCCAACTATTCCTTCTATTGGAATTCCATCATTATCAGTTACGAGTCGACAG GCGAGTTCGTTCGGTCATTCTTTTGAGTCTGGTAGCTCGAACGAACCATTCTCGCCACAGGCGATGGTAAGCAAGAAACTATATGATTCGTTCTTTGGCGGATATAGGAAACCTGAAGTTTAtgaagttgaagaagatgatAAGGATGAAGATAGTTTTGAAAATTGTGAGAGAGGCTCTTATGGTTCAACCGTCGTTAAAAAAACGTTAATATACGAATCCGAAACTGTTAAGTTCATTGATCAAAGTAGTGAAGATTTCACTGCAAGTGTTCAAACTCATGAATTCAGAAAGGTGCAGCCGAATACGATAAGCTCTAATCTTGAAG GATCATATTTTCCAAGTATTCCGCCGGAATTTATTTGTCCTTTGACACGAAAGATCTTCGAGGAACCGGTCACCTTAGAGTCTGGCCAAACCTTCGAACGAAAAGCTATAAAGGCATGGTTTCAAAAGGGAAACCGAACATGTCCGGTAACAGGAAATACTTTAGAATGCGTGTTCATGCCGTTTACCAACCTTATCTTGAAGCGTTTGATCGATAACTGGAAGACAGAAGACTTCGACCGCCTTCTTGATTTCGCCTCTCAAACGGTGGAAAACTTAAAGGAATTTCAGATGAAAAAGCGCGATGAGGCTATCGTTTTCAAGTTACGAAGTCTTTTCACTTcgttgaaagaagaagaaaaatcaacTTATGCTAAGCATATAATCTCTTTAGGAGTTTTTTCGTCTCTTTTTAAGAGGTTTGAACTTGGAAACGTCGAAGAAAAATCGCATGTGCTGGAGATTTTGTTAAATTGTATTCAAGCTGATTCTAGTTGCGTATATAAGATCGCAAGAAGCGTCGACCGAAAAATGCTTCTCGAGCTTCTTCATAGCAAAATGGTTACTCCGTCAACAAATGCAATAGTTTTCCTTACTGAACTTTTGTCCATGAAGAG GAGAAAAGATGTTACTTTTTTCCTTAGTGGCTTGGTGGGTGAAGATGTATATAGTACAATGCATACTGTGCTCATGCATCTCAAGAGTTGTTCTCCAATTGAAAAGCCTCTCGTTGCGGTTCTCTTATTACACTTTGATCTACTG GTTGAGCCTCAAAAGTTAGGCGTATACATCGAGACGGCTGTGAATACCGTTGCCGAGGCACTTGATGCAAGCTTAAATGATGAGAAGGTCCAAAACAAGTGTTGCAAAGCTCTTTTAATCTTGTGTGGCCATTTTTCTTCCAACGGAAAAATAATGACCGATACCACCGTCTTAAAGCAAGCTGGTTATAAAAATGGTAGCTCGGAATTGAAATCTCCTAGCTATGATGAAGAGGATCAACAGTTAGACGTAACCATTTCATCG gaagatgaggaagaagaaagGAATGAAGAGTTCATGATAAACTTGTTGGAATCGTTTATCGGCGATGGAGAGAGTCCATTTTTGAAAACCATATCTAGATGTTTAGAATCTAGACATATAGATTTGGTGAGGACTTGTCTCATATCTGTCACATGGTTGAGTTCCTCACTTTCTAAACAATATAACGCCGGATTGCATCTTCCCGCATTCTTAGCCGTCATCTCTCAACTAAAAGGAATCCTACAAAATGGCAAACTCGACCTCAAAACTCTCGCATCTATGTCATTGTTTAACTTCAGTAAAATATCAG AATGCCGAACACTTTTGAAGATTATGGCGCAAGATATTGCTCCGATACTTCATGGACTAGTTGATGTAATATGGACCGCGAAGAAACTGCATGCCATTTTGATGTAA